TTCCCTGCATCATCATTACTGGCGGCATTACGGCACCACACTGAACGGCTTGATGCGTCATCATCAACATATCGACCCCGAACATTTTCTAGAAGCAACCCACCCTGATCCTGTGGCGGCACAGCGACTGATCGCCATCGCCGGTGCGCGGGAGATTCTACCTGCCCTACCCGGCCGCAAATTCCTGTTTACCAATGCACAACGCAACTATGCGGTACGCGTTCTGGATGGACTCGGCCTCAGGCATCAATTCGAAGCCATCATCAGCATCGGCGATTTGCGCTATCTGCCCAAGCCCCAGCAGCGCGCCTACCTGCATGTACTGCAGCGGCATCATCTCGATCCGCATCGCTGCATCATGGTGGAAGACAGCCGCAACAATCTGCTGACAGCCAAGCGACTGGGCATGCGCACGGTCTGGCTGACGCGCTCACTCACCCATCACCCGC
The nucleotide sequence above comes from Burkholderiaceae bacterium DAT-1. Encoded proteins:
- a CDS encoding pyrimidine 5'-nucleotidase, encoding MPPIWLFDLDNTLHDADHWVFPEMNRLMTQYMMTHLQLDHPTALSLHHHYWRHYGTTLNGLMRHHQHIDPEHFLEATHPDPVAAQRLIAIAGAREILPALPGRKFLFTNAQRNYAVRVLDGLGLRHQFEAIISIGDLRYLPKPQQRAYLHVLQRHHLDPHRCIMVEDSRNNLLTAKRLGMRTVWLTRSLTHHPLVDVKIRTLHDLLRWQGRCQHRHLVVKPQV